In one Aestuariirhabdus haliotis genomic region, the following are encoded:
- a CDS encoding oxidative damage protection protein, whose product MSRTVYCAKLKKEADGLALPPYPGAKGQWIYDNICEEAWKQWQDHQTRLINEKQLSMMNPADRKFLMEQMDKYFAGEDFEAAEGYVPEQK is encoded by the coding sequence ATGTCCCGCACCGTATACTGCGCCAAGCTAAAAAAGGAAGCCGATGGCCTGGCTCTGCCCCCCTATCCGGGTGCCAAAGGCCAGTGGATCTACGACAACATCTGCGAAGAGGCCTGGAAGCAGTGGCAAGACCACCAGACTCGCCTGATCAACGAAAAACAACTGAGCATGATGAACCCGGCAGACCGCAAGTTCCTGATGGAGCAGATGGACAAGTATTTCGCCGGGGAAGACTTTGAGGCAGCCGAAGGTTACGTTCCCGAGCAGAAGTAA